A genomic stretch from Flavobacteriales bacterium TMED191 includes:
- the atpC gene encoding ATP synthase F1 subunit epsilon gives MNIEILTLEKKILSIEAKSVIVPGKNGKFEMLNNHAPIISILDKGTIKVTDINKKEQFVDILGGSIEMFNNKITILAETE, from the coding sequence ATGAATATAGAAATATTAACATTAGAAAAAAAAATCTTGTCTATAGAAGCTAAATCAGTAATTGTACCGGGAAAAAACGGGAAGTTTGAAATGCTAAATAATCACGCACCTATTATTTCTATATTAGATAAAGGGACAATAAAAGTAACTGATATAAACAAAAAAGAACAATTTGTTGATATTCTTGGAGGCAGTATTGAAATGTTCAATAATAAAATTACCATTCTTGCGGAAACTGAGTAA
- a CDS encoding D-tyrosyl-tRNA(Tyr) deacylase: MRLVIQRVKSASLSVENNYSTRINEGLICYVAFSSTDSTSDYEWSINKLSKMKIFKNNMSLIEKSGELLIVSQFTLFASLKKGNRPSFSKAANPALAKKLYNDFLTLCTEKLNTTNIKTGIFGAHMLVESINDGPFTLSLDTKQRE; encoded by the coding sequence ATGAGACTGGTTATTCAAAGAGTTAAAAGTGCATCTCTAAGTGTAGAAAATAATTATTCAACACGAATTAATGAGGGTTTAATTTGTTATGTTGCATTTTCTAGTACTGATTCAACTTCAGATTATGAATGGTCTATTAATAAATTATCTAAAATGAAGATTTTTAAAAACAACATGTCTTTAATTGAGAAAAGTGGAGAATTATTAATTGTGAGTCAATTTACTTTATTTGCTAGTTTGAAGAAAGGAAATAGACCGTCATTTAGTAAAGCAGCAAATCCTGCTTTAGCAAAAAAATTATATAATGATTTTCTTACTTTGTGTACTGAAAAATTAAATACTACTAATATTAAAACAGGTATTTTTGGAGCCCATATGCTAGTCGAATCTATTAATGATGGTCCGTTTACTTTAAGTTTAGATACTAAACAAAGAGAATAA
- the rsgA gene encoding ribosome small subunit-dependent GTPase A, protein MKGLVIKTTGTLCKVLSDENLIFDCKIKGKTRLQKIDFTNPIAVGDYVDFQFNKKNNIGFIEHIHKRKNYIIRKSVNLSHRSQLIASNIDLALLIITIDNPVTSLNFIDRFLVQSAAYGIESKLVFNKIDLINKSTNNKLEFYQKIYKEIGYEVISSSVPQKKNIKKIKNLLKNKVTVLTGHSGVGKSSLVNLIEPKLDLKTKTISNYHKQGVHTTTYAEMYPLSFGGFIIDTPGIKGLGLIDIDMNQLSKYFPEMLLHSQHCKFKNCIHVNEPYCGVLNALNKKEIVQSRYDSYLSMLDKNTNYRKNNYK, encoded by the coding sequence ATGAAAGGCTTGGTGATAAAAACAACAGGAACATTATGTAAGGTTTTGTCAGATGAAAATTTGATTTTTGATTGTAAAATAAAAGGAAAAACAAGATTGCAAAAAATTGACTTTACTAATCCTATTGCTGTTGGTGATTATGTAGATTTTCAATTTAATAAAAAAAACAATATTGGTTTTATAGAACATATACATAAGCGTAAAAATTATATTATAAGAAAATCTGTTAATCTTTCCCACAGAAGTCAATTAATTGCATCTAATATTGATCTAGCATTATTAATAATTACTATTGACAATCCTGTAACTTCATTAAATTTCATTGATAGATTCTTAGTACAATCTGCAGCTTATGGGATTGAGTCGAAATTAGTGTTCAATAAAATTGATTTAATTAATAAATCAACAAATAATAAATTAGAATTTTATCAAAAAATTTATAAAGAGATAGGATATGAAGTTATATCTTCATCAGTTCCGCAAAAAAAAAATATAAAGAAAATCAAGAACCTACTAAAAAATAAAGTAACAGTTTTGACAGGTCATTCTGGAGTTGGTAAAAGTAGTCTGGTAAATTTAATTGAACCAAAATTGGATTTGAAAACAAAGACCATTTCTAATTATCATAAACAGGGGGTTCATACCACAACATATGCTGAGATGTATCCTTTATCGTTTGGTGGTTTTATTATTGATACTCCTGGAATTAAAGGTTTAGGCCTAATTGATATTGATATGAATCAATTGTCAAAATACTTCCCAGAAATGTTATTACATAGTCAGCATTGTAAATTTAAAAATTGTATTCACGTCAATGAACCTTACTGTGGAGTATTAAATGCATTAAATAAAAAGGAAATAGTACAATCAAGATATGATAGTTATTTGTCGATGTTAGATAAAAATACTAATTATAGAAAAAATAATTATAAATAA
- a CDS encoding ATP-binding cassette domain-containing protein, with amino-acid sequence MSIKVNNISKKIGQQTIISKINFEANPGDIVGILGPNGAGKSTIMKTITGLYTQTSGDIYICDKETISNRIFTQSKIGYLSEENPLYKDMYVIEFLEFICDIHKIKYHNCNPIMELTGLQKVKNQKISTLSKGFKQRVGIAQALIHNPDVIVLDEPTSGLDPQQLIEIRNIIKNLGRDKTILLSTHIIQEIEAMCNRIIIVNKGKLLANKKIEKFNNNIMNEFLQLIK; translated from the coding sequence ATGAGTATAAAAGTTAATAACATATCAAAAAAAATTGGTCAACAGACAATTATTTCAAAAATTAACTTTGAAGCCAATCCAGGTGATATTGTTGGCATTTTGGGACCTAATGGAGCTGGAAAATCCACTATTATGAAGACAATAACTGGTTTATATACACAAACATCGGGGGATATATATATATGCGATAAAGAGACTATTTCGAATCGAATTTTTACGCAATCAAAAATTGGATATTTATCGGAAGAAAATCCTCTATATAAGGACATGTATGTCATTGAGTTTTTAGAATTTATCTGTGATATACACAAAATAAAATATCACAATTGTAATCCTATTATGGAACTCACTGGTTTACAAAAAGTGAAAAATCAAAAAATAAGCACGTTATCTAAAGGCTTTAAGCAAAGAGTTGGAATTGCTCAAGCATTAATACACAATCCAGATGTAATTGTTTTAGATGAACCAACATCAGGACTTGACCCACAACAATTGATAGAAATTCGTAATATTATTAAAAATCTTGGTAGAGATAAAACAATTTTATTATCTACGCATATTATTCAAGAAATTGAAGCAATGTGTAATAGAATTATTATAGTTAATAAAGGAAAATTGCTAGCTAATAAAAAAATTGAAAAATTCAACAACAATATTATGAATGAATTTTTACAATTAATAAAATAA
- a CDS encoding methionine adenosyltransferase: protein MSYFFTSESVSEGHPDKIADQISDAILDKYLSADPNAKVACETLVTTNKVIISGEVKSKLNDVNIEQIAREVIADIGYTKSEYLFDFKSCEIDIYIHEQSPDINQGVEESQGLHKVQGAGDQGIMFGYATNESENYMPLSLSLSHMILEELSLIRKTESHIINYLRPDAKSQVTIEYTEKNVPKRIDSIVISTQHDPFDKEAEMLNTIKNDMTQIVIPRVKNRLSIKTQSLFNNDINIHINPTGKFVIGGPHGDTGLTGRKIIVDTYGGKGAHGGGAFSGKDASKVDRSAAYATRHIAKNMVAAGLADEILVQIAYAIGVANPISIYINTYGTSKIHLSDAEISLEINKIFSLTPSEITNRFNLLDPIYRPTASYGHMGRKSQIISSKLNNKKIELFPWEKLNYVEKIKSHFNLK from the coding sequence ATGTCATATTTTTTTACATCTGAATCTGTCTCCGAAGGACATCCTGATAAAATTGCTGATCAAATTTCGGATGCTATATTAGACAAGTACTTATCTGCCGATCCAAATGCAAAAGTAGCTTGTGAGACATTAGTAACTACAAACAAAGTTATTATAAGTGGTGAAGTAAAATCAAAACTAAATGATGTAAATATTGAACAAATCGCAAGAGAAGTCATTGCTGATATAGGCTACACTAAATCTGAGTATTTATTTGACTTTAAAAGCTGTGAAATTGATATATATATTCATGAGCAATCACCAGACATTAACCAAGGAGTAGAAGAAAGTCAAGGGCTACACAAAGTACAAGGAGCTGGTGACCAAGGGATTATGTTTGGCTATGCAACTAATGAGTCTGAAAACTATATGCCGCTTTCATTAAGCCTTTCTCATATGATACTAGAAGAATTAAGCCTTATTAGAAAAACTGAATCACACATAATTAATTATTTGAGACCAGATGCTAAATCACAAGTAACTATAGAATATACTGAAAAAAATGTACCTAAAAGAATAGATAGTATTGTTATATCTACTCAACATGACCCATTTGACAAGGAAGCAGAAATGCTAAATACTATTAAAAATGATATGACGCAAATTGTTATTCCTAGGGTAAAAAATCGATTATCGATTAAAACACAAAGTTTATTTAATAATGACATTAACATTCATATAAACCCAACTGGAAAATTTGTAATTGGTGGTCCACATGGTGACACAGGATTAACAGGAAGAAAAATTATTGTAGATACATATGGAGGTAAAGGAGCCCACGGTGGAGGTGCTTTTTCTGGAAAAGACGCATCAAAAGTTGATAGATCCGCTGCTTATGCCACTAGACACATTGCTAAAAATATGGTAGCAGCGGGATTGGCCGATGAAATTCTAGTACAAATTGCTTACGCAATTGGAGTTGCTAATCCGATTAGTATATATATTAATACTTATGGTACTTCAAAAATACACTTATCTGACGCTGAAATTAGTCTCGAAATAAATAAAATATTTAGTCTTACGCCTTCTGAAATCACTAATAGATTTAACTTATTAGATCCAATTTATAGACCTACTGCATCATATGGACACATGGGAAGAAAATCTCAAATTATTTCCTCGAAATTAAACAATAAAAAAATTGAACTATTTCCATGGGAAAAATTAAATTATGTTGAAAAGATAAAATCCCATTTTAACTTAAAATAA
- a CDS encoding ribosome biogenesis GTPase Der, with the protein MSNIVVIVGRPNVGKSTLFNRLIQKKQAIVDNESGVTRDRHYARTDWNGIKFSLVDTGGYTQNSDDTFEKEIKRHVNSAIAESSLILFLVDVQTAITDLDHFISKMLKKVSKKVILVVNKVDDGLHLADASIFYKLGFGDYFPISSISGSGTGDLLDEMVTHLDXHEEDEDNNTLPRISVSGRPNVGKSSLINALLGEEQNIVTNIAGTTRDAIDSRFNKFGHDLNIVDTAGIRKKNKVNEDIEYYSVLRAIRSIENSDVVLLLIDANRGFEAQDQKIFDLIQKNNKGVVLIVNKWDLVDKSKNNTKDYSEVIKEKIAPFVDVNILFISVTEKQRILKVIEEAMAVYKRINFRISTGELNRYLLDVISSTPPPSVKGKYVKIKYITQLPSKKPTFVFFCNLPQYVKESYKRFLENRIRSKYHFTGVPIQLFFRKK; encoded by the coding sequence ATGAGTAATATAGTTGTTATAGTTGGAAGACCTAATGTTGGTAAATCGACTTTGTTTAATAGATTGATTCAAAAGAAGCAAGCTATAGTTGATAATGAAAGCGGTGTCACAAGAGATCGTCATTACGCAAGAACTGATTGGAATGGAATTAAATTTTCATTAGTTGATACCGGAGGATATACTCAGAATTCTGATGATACATTCGAAAAAGAGATAAAACGACATGTTAATTCTGCAATTGCAGAATCTAGCTTAATACTATTTTTAGTAGATGTTCAAACAGCAATAACAGACTTAGATCATTTTATTTCTAAGATGTTAAAGAAAGTTTCTAAGAAAGTTATTTTGGTTGTCAACAAGGTAGATGATGGATTACATTTAGCAGATGCTTCTATTTTTTATAAATTAGGATTTGGAGATTATTTTCCTATTTCATCAATTAGTGGTAGTGGNACAGGAGATTTGTTAGATGAAATGGTGACTCATCTAGATNATCATGAAGAAGACGAGGATAATAATACATTACCCAGAATTTCTGTTTCAGGCCGTCCTAATGTCGGTAAGTCATCATTAATAAATGCGCTGTTAGGGGAAGAGCAAAATATTGTTACAAATATTGCTGGTACTACTAGAGATGCAATTGACTCAAGATTCAATAAATTTGGACATGATTTAAATATTGTTGATACTGCTGGTATTCGAAAAAAAAATAAGGTTAACGAAGATATTGAGTATTATTCTGTTTTAAGGGCTATTAGGTCCATTGAAAATTCGGATGTTGTATTGTTATTAATTGATGCGAATAGAGGTTTTGAAGCCCAAGATCAAAAAATATTTGACTTAATTCAAAAAAACAATAAAGGGGTAGTATTGATAGTAAATAAATGGGATTTGGTTGATAAATCCAAAAATAACACCAAGGATTACTCTGAAGTAATAAAAGAAAAAATTGCTCCATTTGTAGATGTTAATATTTTATTTATCTCTGTAACAGAAAAACAACGAATTTTAAAGGTTATTGAAGAAGCAATGGCTGTCTACAAGAGAATTAATTTTAGAATTTCAACAGGTGAGTTGAACAGATATTTATTAGATGTTATTTCATCTACTCCACCACCATCAGTTAAAGGGAAATATGTAAAAATTAAATATATTACACAATTACCAAGTAAAAAGCCAACATTTGTATTTTTCTGTAATCTGCCGCAGTATGTTAAGGAGAGTTATAAGAGGTTTTTAGAAAACCGTATTAGATCTAAATATCATTTCACGGGGGTTCCAATTCAATTGTTTTTTAGAAAAAAATAA
- a CDS encoding GTPase Era yields the protein MHKAGFVTXLGXPNVGXSTXMNELMGERLSIITXKAQTTRHRXXGVXXXEDYQIVFSDTPGXINPHHNLHEAMMNFVNNSLEDADVILYMVDCSKEDLKDTKFLEKINSFETPIILLINKIDLIDQDEVNSLINYWSNKIPKAMILPISALKKFNVDRIKEEIIGFLPKSPAYFPKDTLTDKSERFIVSEIIREKILERYKQEIPYSVEVVVDSFREKGKLIVIDATIYVERESQKGILLGKKGVAINAVGTIARKTMQNFFKKKIFLGLFVKVXKDWRSKKSQLKKFGYN from the coding sequence TCNACTTTNATGAATGAACTNATGGGNGAAAGACTTTCTATAATTACNCANAAAGCACAAACNACNAGACACAGGATNNTAGGNGTTNTNAGNGANGAAGATTATCAAATTGTTTTTTCNGATACNCCAGGANTTATTAATCCTCATCATAATCTTCATGAAGCAATGATGAACTTTGTAAACAATTCTCTAGAAGATGCAGATGTTATATTATATATGGTTGATTGTAGTAAGGAAGATTTAAAAGACACTAAGTTTTTAGAAAAGATAAATTCCTTTGAAACCCCAATCATTTTACTTATTAATAAAATTGATTTAATTGATCAAGATGAAGTTAATTCTTTAATTAACTATTGGTCAAATAAAATACCTAAGGCTATGATTCTGCCCATATCTGCATTAAAAAAGTTTAATGTAGATAGAATAAAAGAAGAGATAATTGGTTTTTTGCCAAAAAGTCCTGCATATTTTCCTAAAGACACTCTTACNGATAAATCTGAAAGATTTATAGTTTCTGAAATTATAAGAGAAAAAATATTAGAAAGATATAAGCAGGAAATACCTTATTCAGTCGAAGTGGTAGTTGATTCCTTTAGAGAAAAAGGCAAGTTAATAGTTATTGATGCGACTATCTATGTTGAGCGAGAATCTCAAAAAGGGATTTTATTAGGTAAAAAGGGTGTTGCTATAAATGCAGTTGGTACTATAGCTAGAAAAACAATGCAAAATTTTTTCAAAAAAAAAATATTCTTAGGTTTATTTGTTAAAGTCGNTAAAGATTGGAGAAGTAAAAAGTCGCAATTAAAAAAGTTTGGATATAATTAA